The Cellulophaga sp. L1A9 genome window below encodes:
- a CDS encoding imelysin family protein has protein sequence MKRTKVWGFIILLSLIVFACSTSDNGGGTSEESDDNFNRSAMLINWADNIIIPAYTAFNTDVSVMVQASSVFTETPSEENLENLRSAWKDAYVSFQSVSMFEIGKAEELNFRNRLNVYPTDVTSIEENISNNTYNFSLPSNIAIQGFPAIDYLINGLAATDAEIVAFYNSESTATGYNGYLNELTNTVLELSTTVLNDWQGSYRATFVAGTSSSATGSVDKLVNDFLFYYEKSLRAGKIGIPAGVFSVDPLPEKVEALYSKEIGKELLLAAITASQDFFNGKSFTTASEGESLKAYLDFLNTIKNGDDLSTLINNQFEISKTKAEELGNDLALQVTTDNSKMTETYDELQRNVILLKVDMLQALSINVDFIDADGD, from the coding sequence ATGAAAAGAACAAAGGTTTGGGGATTTATTATCCTTTTGAGTTTAATTGTTTTTGCTTGTTCAACAAGTGATAATGGAGGAGGTACTTCGGAAGAGAGCGATGATAATTTCAACCGCAGTGCAATGCTTATAAATTGGGCAGATAATATTATTATTCCGGCATATACCGCTTTTAATACAGACGTTTCTGTAATGGTACAAGCTTCTTCTGTATTTACGGAAACTCCATCAGAAGAAAATCTAGAAAATTTACGTAGCGCATGGAAAGATGCTTATGTATCTTTTCAAAGTGTTTCCATGTTTGAGATTGGGAAAGCAGAGGAGTTAAACTTTAGAAATCGTTTAAATGTGTATCCAACGGATGTAACAAGCATTGAGGAAAATATAAGTAATAATACGTATAATTTTTCATTGCCTTCAAATATAGCGATACAAGGTTTTCCAGCAATTGATTACCTAATTAATGGTTTGGCAGCTACAGATGCAGAAATAGTAGCTTTTTATAATTCAGAATCTACTGCTACAGGATATAACGGCTATTTAAATGAACTTACTAATACTGTTTTAGAGCTGTCAACTACAGTTTTAAATGATTGGCAAGGTAGTTATAGAGCTACTTTTGTGGCGGGTACGAGTTCTTCGGCAACTGGTTCTGTAGATAAGTTGGTCAATGATTTTCTATTCTACTATGAAAAATCGTTGAGAGCAGGTAAGATTGGAATTCCAGCAGGTGTATTCTCTGTAGATCCATTACCAGAAAAAGTAGAAGCACTATATAGTAAAGAAATAGGAAAAGAATTACTGCTTGCTGCAATCACAGCGTCTCAGGACTTTTTTAATGGAAAAAGTTTTACAACAGCTTCAGAAGGGGAAAGCCTAAAAGCATATTTAGATTTTTTAAATACCATCAAGAATGGAGATGACTTAAGTACGCTTATTAACAATCAGTTTGAGATTTCTAAAACGAAAGCAGAGGAATTAGGGAATGACTTAGCGCTTCAAGTGACTACGGATAATTCTAAAATGACGGAAACTTATGATGAATTACAACGTAATGTAATTTTACTTAAGGTTGATATGCTTCAAGCCTTAAGTATTAATGTCGATTTTATTGATGCAGACGGAGACTAA
- a CDS encoding DUF4856 domain-containing protein, with the protein MKKLFLLPLCATMLFVSCNNDDDNDSVDNGADITNPTLYTFERDGVSTVSFDGQTTRILMAGETTDAFKAFETATEASIKAMFAHVEGAVDFSEDDLNSSDKSIESKVAASSDFFAANTTEAAIIKGEFAGYIEGQINEVFPNENVLAAAGVAGQIADGTSTRYVNAQGLEYNQMFAKSLLGALMVDQILNNYLSTSVLDAESNRANNDNDVLEEGKTYTSMEHKWDEAYGYIYGTSENTENPNLTIGEDDKFLNEYTGRVNDDTDFSTIAADIFEAFKLGRAAIVAKDYDVRDEQAEIIRENISKVIAVRGIYYLQQAKTKIENEEVTGSFHALSEAYGFIYSLRFTRKPGTNDAYFIKTEVDGLLSQLTGDGENGLWDLEADTIENISEAIAAEFDFTVAQAASIE; encoded by the coding sequence ATGAAAAAATTATTTTTATTGCCACTTTGTGCAACTATGTTATTCGTTTCTTGTAATAATGATGATGACAATGATTCTGTAGATAACGGTGCGGATATTACAAACCCTACTTTGTACACCTTTGAAAGAGATGGCGTTTCTACAGTGAGTTTTGACGGACAGACAACAAGGATCTTAATGGCGGGAGAAACTACGGATGCCTTTAAAGCTTTTGAGACCGCAACAGAGGCTTCTATAAAAGCTATGTTTGCTCATGTAGAAGGTGCAGTTGATTTTTCAGAGGATGATTTGAACAGTTCTGATAAAAGTATTGAGAGTAAAGTGGCTGCTTCTTCAGACTTTTTTGCGGCAAATACTACAGAAGCTGCAATTATTAAAGGAGAATTTGCAGGGTATATAGAGGGCCAAATCAATGAAGTATTCCCTAATGAAAATGTTCTTGCTGCTGCAGGTGTTGCAGGTCAAATAGCAGATGGTACTTCTACAAGATATGTCAATGCTCAAGGATTGGAATACAATCAAATGTTTGCAAAATCATTATTAGGAGCATTAATGGTAGATCAAATCTTAAATAATTACTTAAGTACTTCTGTTTTAGACGCAGAGAGTAACCGTGCTAATAATGATAATGATGTTTTAGAAGAAGGAAAGACATATACCTCTATGGAGCATAAGTGGGATGAAGCTTATGGGTACATTTATGGTACTTCTGAGAACACAGAAAATCCTAACTTAACAATTGGTGAGGATGATAAGTTTTTAAACGAATATACAGGTCGTGTTAATGATGATACAGATTTCTCAACCATTGCAGCAGATATTTTTGAAGCTTTTAAATTAGGTAGAGCAGCTATTGTGGCTAAAGATTATGATGTTCGTGATGAACAAGCAGAAATAATCCGTGAGAATATTTCTAAAGTAATTGCTGTTAGAGGAATTTATTACCTACAGCAAGCAAAAACTAAAATTGAGAATGAAGAAGTAACAGGTTCTTTCCACGCATTATCTGAAGCTTATGGATTTATTTATAGCCTTAGATTTACAAGAAAGCCAGGAACAAACGATGCTTACTTTATTAAGACAGAAGTAGACGGGTTACTTTCGCAACTTACTGGAGATGGTGAGAATGGTCTTTGGGATTTAGAAGCTGATACTATAGAAAATATTTCAGAAGCTATTGCTGCGGAGTTTGATTTTACAGTAGCTCAAGCAGCTAGTATTGAATAA
- a CDS encoding hydroxymethylglutaryl-CoA lyase produces MTNKVKIIECPRDAMQGIKTFIPTLEKVKYIQSLLGCGFDTIDVGSFVSPKAIPQMIDTSEVLSLLDLSKTQSKLLSIVANVRGAQDASKEESIDFLGYPFSISENFQMRNTHKTIAESVEILKEILEVANSSNKEVVTYISMGFGNPYGDPWNVEIVGEWTEKLSAMGVKILSLSDTVGTSTPEQITYLFSNLIPKYPHIEFGAHLHTTPTKWHEKIDAAYNAGCRRFDGAIQGFGGCPMAKDELTGNMPTEKMLSYFTSAKADSNVNWMVFEAAYNKATELFSKYH; encoded by the coding sequence ATGACTAACAAAGTAAAAATAATAGAGTGTCCCCGTGATGCTATGCAAGGAATAAAGACTTTTATTCCAACGCTAGAAAAGGTGAAGTATATTCAATCTTTGTTAGGCTGTGGTTTTGATACTATTGATGTGGGTAGTTTTGTCTCTCCTAAAGCTATTCCACAAATGATTGATACCTCAGAAGTACTCTCATTGTTAGATTTATCTAAAACACAAAGTAAGTTATTGTCTATAGTTGCAAATGTCAGAGGAGCCCAGGATGCTTCAAAAGAGGAGAGTATTGATTTCTTAGGGTACCCTTTTTCTATTTCAGAAAATTTTCAAATGCGAAATACGCATAAAACCATTGCAGAGTCTGTTGAAATATTAAAAGAAATCCTGGAGGTAGCGAACAGTTCCAATAAAGAAGTGGTTACCTATATTTCTATGGGTTTTGGAAATCCATATGGTGACCCATGGAATGTGGAAATAGTAGGGGAGTGGACGGAAAAATTATCAGCTATGGGCGTTAAGATTCTATCACTCTCAGATACTGTGGGTACCTCTACTCCAGAACAAATCACATACCTTTTCTCTAATCTAATACCGAAATATCCTCATATAGAATTTGGAGCACACCTGCATACGACACCTACCAAATGGCATGAAAAGATAGATGCCGCTTACAATGCAGGGTGCCGTAGGTTTGATGGAGCAATACAAGGTTTCGGTGGTTGTCCAATGGCAAAAGATGAGTTAACAGGTAATATGCCTACAGAAAAAATGCTTTCCTATTTCACATCTGCTAAAGCAGATAGTAATGTTAATTGGATGGTCTTTGAAGCAGCTTATAATAAGGCCACTGAATTATTTTCTAAGTATCATTAA
- a CDS encoding LysE family translocator, which produces MNYDLLYTFIIATAALAITPGPDIIYVLMQSVINGRKDGIATAFGLVTGCLIHTTLLAFGVSALIKENILILTGIKVFGALYLFYLAFKVFKSSGQIDLKSNTIPKKSATALFKQGFIMNVLNPKVTIFFLAFFPGFLFSDAMSTVVQFYVLGFIFILVSLSIFVLVAILSGMVSKYIKSNKKIGFILKWLQIIVFIGIGVYLLFSNK; this is translated from the coding sequence TTGAATTACGACCTCCTATATACATTTATTATAGCAACAGCGGCTCTGGCAATAACACCAGGTCCAGATATCATTTATGTGCTAATGCAAAGTGTAATAAATGGAAGAAAAGATGGAATAGCCACGGCTTTTGGTTTGGTTACTGGTTGCTTAATCCATACTACTTTATTGGCTTTTGGTGTTTCTGCTTTAATAAAAGAGAATATTTTAATCTTAACGGGCATTAAGGTGTTTGGGGCCTTATATCTCTTTTATTTGGCGTTTAAAGTTTTTAAAAGTTCTGGGCAAATTGATTTGAAATCCAATACCATTCCTAAAAAAAGTGCAACAGCACTTTTTAAACAGGGATTTATAATGAATGTATTAAATCCTAAGGTGACTATATTTTTCTTAGCATTTTTTCCTGGTTTCTTATTTAGTGATGCTATGAGTACTGTTGTTCAATTTTATGTTTTGGGCTTTATTTTTATTCTTGTCTCATTAAGTATATTTGTTCTTGTTGCTATATTATCAGGAATGGTATCAAAATATATAAAATCTAATAAAAAAATAGGCTTTATTTTAAAGTGGCTACAGATTATTGTTTTTATCGGGATTGGTGTCTACCTCTTATTTTCAAATAAATAA
- a CDS encoding Dabb family protein: protein MKKVAFALILLTITSIYAQDKPVTKEKMTNTTNNNEAKLLRHVVLFQFKKSTTAEKIKEIEVAFHQLPSKIKEINGYEWGLNNSPENLSKGFTHCFFLTFKNEEDRAKYLPHPDHKAFGTLLTPHLEDVLVLDYWTN from the coding sequence ATGAAGAAAGTAGCTTTTGCTTTAATCTTGCTTACGATCACCTCAATTTATGCGCAAGACAAACCGGTAACAAAAGAAAAAATGACCAACACTACAAACAACAATGAAGCGAAACTATTAAGACATGTCGTTTTATTTCAATTTAAAAAAAGCACAACTGCTGAAAAAATTAAAGAAATAGAAGTAGCTTTTCATCAACTACCTTCCAAGATTAAAGAAATTAATGGGTATGAATGGGGACTAAACAATAGTCCTGAAAATTTAAGTAAAGGCTTTACGCATTGTTTTTTTCTGACGTTTAAAAATGAAGAAGATCGTGCTAAATACTTACCACACCCCGATCACAAAGCTTTTGGAACACTATTAACACCGCACTTAGAAGATGTTCTAGTACTAGATTACTGGACCAACTAA
- a CDS encoding quinone-dependent dihydroorotate dehydrogenase: MYKLILRPIFFLFDPEKIHHFSFFMINLLGKIGFSKIFRAIYVIEDKKLERELFGLTFKNPVGLGAGFDKNAKLYNELSDFGFGFIEIGTLTPKPQEGNPKKRLFRLKADQAIINRMGFNNLGVLEAVAELKKEHRVIVGGNIGKNKITPNEKATSDYLICFEALFDHVDYFVVNVSSPNTPGLRELQDKEPLTKLLNQLKAENTKIATEKEVKEKPILLKIAPDLTDSQLLDIIDIVATTKIDGIIATNTTINREGLKSHQLLLEEAGGLSGKPLAQRSTEVIRFLSEKSNKAFPIIGVGGITSAEEALEKLDAGADLIQLWTGFIYEGPALVKRINKAILKRS; this comes from the coding sequence TTTTCTTGTTTGATCCAGAGAAAATTCATCATTTTTCTTTTTTTATGATTAATCTTCTGGGTAAAATTGGTTTTTCAAAAATCTTTAGAGCAATCTATGTTATAGAGGATAAGAAGTTGGAACGTGAATTGTTTGGTCTTACTTTTAAAAATCCAGTAGGATTAGGAGCGGGATTCGATAAAAATGCAAAGCTATATAACGAGTTATCGGATTTCGGATTCGGATTTATAGAAATAGGTACCCTTACGCCAAAACCACAAGAGGGAAATCCTAAAAAGCGACTTTTTAGACTTAAGGCAGATCAGGCGATTATTAACAGAATGGGGTTTAATAATTTAGGAGTTTTAGAAGCTGTAGCTGAGCTAAAAAAAGAACATCGCGTTATTGTAGGTGGTAATATTGGTAAAAATAAAATTACCCCTAACGAAAAAGCAACTTCAGATTATCTTATTTGCTTTGAAGCTCTTTTTGATCATGTAGACTATTTTGTCGTAAACGTTAGTTCGCCAAATACTCCAGGGCTTCGGGAGCTACAGGATAAAGAGCCTTTGACTAAATTACTAAATCAATTAAAGGCAGAGAATACAAAAATAGCTACAGAAAAAGAGGTAAAAGAAAAACCAATCTTACTTAAAATTGCTCCAGACTTAACAGATAGCCAATTGTTGGATATTATTGATATTGTAGCAACTACTAAAATTGATGGAATTATAGCTACAAATACCACCATAAATAGAGAAGGTTTAAAATCACATCAATTGCTGTTGGAGGAAGCAGGAGGTTTAAGCGGAAAACCTTTAGCGCAAAGAAGTACGGAGGTCATTAGGTTCTTGTCAGAGAAAAGTAATAAAGCATTTCCTATTATTGGGGTAGGCGGAATTACCTCTGCAGAAGAAGCGCTAGAGAAACTAGATGCTGGTGCAGACTTAATTCAGCTATGGACAGGCTTTATCTATGAAGGACCCGCTTTAGTAAAGAGAATTAATAAGGCTATTTTAAAAAGAAGTTAG